The DNA segment GCTTGTCACCCCAGATTTCTTCGAGGTTGTAGTACTGGCGCAGCGCCGGTTGCAGGATATGGACGATCGCGTCGCCGCAATCCACCAGCACCCATTCGCCGATGTCCTCGCCTTCGGTGCTGACGATGTCGCCGCCGGCTTCTTTCACGCTTTCCCGCACGCTCGAAGCGAGCGCCTTGGTCTGGCGATTGGAGGTGCCGCTCGCGACGATCACGCGATCGAACAGCGCGGTCAGGTGGCTGGTGCTGAACACCTTGATGTCTTGCGCTTTGACGTCTTCGAGAGCGTCGACGATCACGCGTTGCAGTTTGCGAATATCCATGGGGTTACCGGTGGTACAAATGATGTTGAAGAATATAGTCCCACACCGCGGCGGGGACATGGCTTGCGGCCTGCGTGTGCGGCTGTGCCGGCAGCGCGGAATGCGGCTGCGTTGATTCGTGGGCAGCGTCCTCGTCGTTCGTGGCCAGGCTTTCGCCGTGCGCGTAAGCGAGCCGCTGGCCGACCTGCTCGCGCAGATGCGCGCGAATATCGGTGGCCGAGATGTCGAACGCGAGGGCCGTGTCGATCAGTAAATGGCCGCATGGGGTGCCCCGCAATACTTCGGCACTCGCACGGCGCCTGTCGATTTCCTCTGCGACCGCGGACGGGATCGACGCCAGATCGAAGCCGGGACGCGTGGCCGCGCCGATATGCGCGAACTCGAACAGGCGCCGCCAGTCGCGCCACGTATCGAGATGCACGAGCTGATCGGCGCCGATCAGCAGCACGATCGACGTATCCTGACCCTCACGCTCACGCCATAACTGCAGCGTCTCGATCGTGTAGGTCGGCCCGACGTGATCGATCTCGTCTGTTGCGACACGCACCGTTACGCCGGGCAACAGGAATTCGCCGGCCGCCGCGCGGGTCATCGCGAGCCGATGCACGGCCGGCGTAACGTCCGCTTTCTGCCAGGGCTGGCCGGCGGGCAGCAGCACCAGCTCGGTCAGTTGCAGCACCTCGGCGAAGCGCCGTGCGAGCGCGAGGTGGCCGTCGTGGATCGGGTCGAAAGTGCCGCCTAACAGTCCGATCCGGCGGGACAAGGCGATAGGGTGAGCGTTTGGCTTCAGGTGATGATCCTTTGTCGTATCGACGCGATGGGCGGTAATGGCTCGGAAAGCCTTATACCCAGTCACGTGGCACGAGAAAATCGCTGTAAAGACGCGCTTCCGGGGTGCCCGGTTCGGGATGCCAGTTGTAGCGCCAGTTCACCACAGGCGGCATGGACATCAGGATCGATTCCGTGCGTCCGCCGCTTTGCAACCCGAACAGTGTGCCACGGTCGAAGACCAGATTGAACTCGACGTAGCGACCGCGACGGTACGCCTGGAAGTCCCGCTCTGCCTGGCCGTACGGAATGTTGCGGCGCTTTTCGATGATCGGCAGGTACGCCTCGAGGAATCCGTCGCCGACGCTTTTCAGCATGGCGAACGATTGATCGAAGCCCGGCGCCGAAAAATCGTCGAAAAAAATCCCGCCGATGCCGCGTGGTTCGTTGCGGTGCCTGAGGAAAAAGTACTCGTCGCACCAGCGCTTGAAACGCGGATAAAGGTCCGCCCCGTAAGGCGCGAGCGAATCGCGGCACACGCGGTGGAAATGCTGCGCGTCTTCTTCGTAACCGTAATACGGCGTCAGGTCCATCCCGCCGCCGAACCAGAACACCGGCTCTTCACCGGGCCTCGTGGCAATCAGCAGCCGCACGTTCATATGCACGGTCGGGCAGTGCGGATTGTGCGGGTGCAGCACGAGCGACACGCCCATTGCCTCGAAACCACGTCCGGCCAGCTGAGGCCGCGCTGCGCTCGCCGAGCCGGGCAACGTGTCGCCGGCCACGTCCGAAAAGCCGATGCCCGCGCGCTCGAAGAATTGGCCGCCTTCGAGAATGCGCGTGCAGCCCCCGCCGCGCAGCGCTTCGCCGGGTGCGCGCTGCCACGCGTCGGTTGCGAACGGCGTGCCGTCGAATGCGCCGAGCGTGTCGGCGATGTGCGTTTGCAGGCCTTGCAGCCAGCTGCGCACGGCGTGTGCGTCGTAGGTCGAATCGGTCATGAATGCAGATGCAGAGGGCGACACGCTCGTCGTGCCGCAGGTTCTTCGTGAAGACATTGCCAGCTGACCGCCGCTGGACTGGCGACCGCAGGGCCTGGGACCCGCTCCGTCGTCATGCATGGTCCCAAAATCCGCAGCGGATACGGTGGCGCGGCGGCCGCCATGCGCGCGCTGAACGGCGCTGCGCAGGGCTGACCTCGACAGGAAATCAGAATGGCAACCGCTCGCGCAACGCGGGCTGCGCAGCAGCGGCCGCACAAGACTGCGGCCATGCGATCCGCTCATTGCCGCCGGCAAGCTTCATCGATGCCCGCAGTGTAGCGCCAATGGCGCCGCACGCAGGTTGCGCTCGACGGACCTTAGTGTTTGCCTTCGGCCTTGGCGTCGTGTTTGCGGTTCAGCGCGCGGTAGCCGATATCGCGGCGATACTGCATGCCGTCGAACGAGATCTGGTTGATCGTCTCATAGGCGATGGACTGCGCGCTGCGCACCGAATCCGCGAGACCCACCACACACAGCACACGTCCGCCCGACGTGGTCAGCTTGCCGTCTTTCAGCGTTGTGCCGGCATGAAACGTAACCGAGTCCGCCGTTTCCGCCGGGATGTCGTTGATGCGGTCACCTTTGCGCGGCATGTCCGGATAGTTATGCGCGGCGATCACCACGCCGAGCGCGGTGCGACGGTCCCATTCGAGTTCGACCGTATCCAGCGTGCCTGCAATAGCCTGTTCGACCACCTTCGAATAGTCGCCCTTCAGACGCGCCATGATTGGCTGCGTTTCCGGATCGCCCATGCGGCAGTTGAATTCGAGCGTTTTCGGGTTGCCCTGCGCGTCGATCATCAGACCTGCATACAGGAAGCCGGTGTAGCGGATGCCTTCCTTCTCCATGCCGCGCACGGTGGGAAGAATGATCTCGCGCATGACCCGCGCGTGCAGTTGCGGCGTGACGATAGGGGCGGGCGAATACGCGCCCATGCCGCCGGTGTTCGGGCCCTGATCGCCGTCGAGCAGACGCTTGTGGTCCTGGCTCGACGCGAGCGGCAGCACGTGCTTGCCGTCCACCATGACGATGAAGCTCGCTTCCTCGCCCGTGAGAAATTCTTCGATCACGACGCGCGCACCGGCGTCGCCGAGCCGATTGTCCGACAGCATCATGTCGACGGCCGCGTGCGCTTCTTCCAGCGTTTGCGCGACCACCACACCCTTGCCGGCCGCGAGACCGTCGGCCTTGATTACGATCGGCGCGCCTTTCGCGTCAAGATAAGCATGCGCGGCGGCGACGTCGGCGAACGTTTCGTATTCGGCAGTGGGAATGGCATGGCGCTTCATGAAGGCCTTGGCAAAGTCTTTCGAGCTTTCGAGCTGGGCTGCTTCTCTGGTCGGCCCAAAAATCTTCAGACCGCGCGAGCGGAACAGATTGACGATGCCCGCCGCAAGCGGCGCCTCCGGCCCGACCAGCGTGAAGGCCACCTGTTCCTTCTCGGCGAAATCGGCAAGCGCGGCCGGCTCCGTGATCTCGATATTGCGCAGACGCTCGTCCTGAGCGGTGCCGCCGTTGCCAGGTGCAACGTAGACGAGTTGAACCCGTGGCGATTGCGCGAGCTTCCATGCGAGAGCATGTTCGCGACCGCCGGAACCGACGACGAGTAACTTCATGTGAATCCCCGAAACTAAAAAACCATGACGGCCGAGGCAACCCGCCCAGCCGCGAAAAACAGACCCACGCCCAACCCAACGCCGCGCGCCGCCGGGGCGCGCACACCGCTCATTCTTCCGCGATCGAGGCGTTTGTATAGACTTCCTGCACGTCGTCCAGATTCTCCAGCGCGTCGAGCAGCTTCTGCATCTTCACCGCGTCGTCGCCGGTGAATTCGACTTCCGTCTGGGGTTTCATCGTGACTTCCGCTACCTCCGCCTTGAAGCCTGCGGCTTCGAGGTCGGCCTTCACCTTCGGGAAGTCGTTCGGCGGGCACAGCACTTCGATACTGCCGTCTTCATTCGTGACGACGTCGTCCGCGCCGGCTTCGAGCGCGGCTTCCATCAGCTTGTCTTCAGCGGTGCCAGGCGCGAACAGGAACTGGCCGACGTGGTCGAACATGAACGACACGGAGCCGTCCGTGCCCATGTTGCCGCCGTTCTTCGAGAACGCGTGACGCACTTCCGCGACCGTGCGCGTGCGGTTGTCGGTCATGGTGTCGACGATCACCGCCGCGCCGCCGATACCGTAGCCTTCATAGCGGATTTCTTCGTAGTTCGCACCGTCCACGCCGCCGACGCCGCGCTGGATCGCGCGATTGACGTTGTCTTTCGGCATGTTGGCGTCGTACGCCTTTTCGACGGCGAGGCGCAGGCGCGGGTTCGAGTCGATGTCGCCGCCGCCCATGCGCGCCGCAACCTGGATTTCCTTGATGAGCCGCGTCCAGACCTTGCCGCGTTTGGCGTCGGCCGCTGCTTTCTTATGCTTGATGTTGGCCCATTTCGAGTGACCCGCCATACTTTTCTCCATCGCGCACGCCGGCAGGGCGCACGCATAGTGCAATTGTCGTTGCGATCGCCGGCGCGTACGCGTGTTCGCGCGCCTCGATGTCAAACCGCCTGGTGGAACTGTGTCGGCCCGACCACGTCCGGGCGAGCGGCACCGGAGGCCGGCAGCGCGGTTTAAACGGGACGACGCGGTCAGCGGCGTTCAGCCGCTCAAGCAGGCGCCAGACGGGAACGCGTTACCCGCATTGATGCGCGCTTTCGCTTTTGCGTTGTTGCGTTGTTTCGCTAACCCGGCAGGTCCCGCATCACGGCGCGATGCGCCGGGCGGTGGTGCAGGCCGGGCCGCTCAGGGAAAGCGACCCAGGCTGAGCCGCTCTTGAACGGATGCGAATTTTATCACGCCGCGACGGCGCGGCAGAGGGAGAACGAGCCGGAAAGTGCGTGAAATGGAAGCAGAAAGTGAGCGGAGTTTGCGTTGCTGCCGTGCTTCGCCGATGTTTCCAGCGTATGGCTTGCGCGTTGCCCCAAACCCTGTCAGTTTTTCGTGCCGAACAGGCGGTCGCCCGCGTCGCCGAGCCCCGGCACGATATACGCGTGCGCGTTCAGGTGCGAATCCAGCGAAGCGACATACAGCTTGACATCGGGATGCGCGTCCTGAAACACCTGCACGCCTTCGGGCGCGGCCACCAGCGCGAGGAACAGGATATTCTCGCCCGCCACGTTGCGGCGCTTGAGCACGTCCACCGCGTGCACGGCGGAGTAGCCGGTCGCGACCATCGGATCGCACAGGATGAACACGCGGTCTTCGAGGTCCGGCAGACGCACCAGATACTCGACCGGCCGATGATCGTCCGCGCGATACACGCCGATATGGCCCACACGAGCGGACGGCACGAGTTCCAGCAAGCCGTCCGACATGCCGATGCCGGCGCGCAGCACCGGCACGATTGCGAGTTTCTTGCCGGCGATCACGGGCGCGTCGATTTCGACGAGCGGCGTGTTCAGGCGGCGCGTGGTCATCGGCAGATTGCGGGTGATTTCGTAGCCCATCAGCAGCGTGATTTCACGCAGCAGTTCGCGGAATGTGCGGGTCGAGGTGTCCCGGTCGCGCATGTGCGACAGCTTGTGCTGGATCAGCGGGTGATCGAGGATGAAAAGATTGGGAAAACGGCTGTCCTGAGTCATGGCGGGGGCGCAAACGGCGGCTAGAGGGATCGGTTCGGCGTGCGGCGAGCCGGAAAAGCTGGCTGGCGACGCGCCACGGCGCAAGTTTACCGAAAGAGTGCCGCCGGAAGATACCGGAGATTGGCGCGCGCCGGCACAGTCCGGCACCAATTCTTCTAGAATCGGGGAAAGCATTGCAATGCCGGGACGCGCTCGCGTTCCCGGAACTCGCCACGAGGATACGCACATGGACATGGGAATCGCAGGCCGCACAGCGCTCGTTTGCGCGGCCAGCAAGGGACTCGGGCGCGGGTGCGCGGAGGCGCTCGCCGCCGAGGGCGTCAACCTGACGATCGTCGCGCGCACCGCGCAAACGCTGGAGGCGACCGCGGCCGACATTCGCCGGCAAAGCGGCGTGGAGGTGAAAACGGTCGCCTGCGACATCACCACGCCGGAGGGCCGCGCGGCCGCGCTGGCCGTCTGCCCCCAACCGGACATTCTGGTCAACAACGCAGGCGGCCCGCCGCCGGGCGATTTTCGCGACTTCACCCACGAGGACTGGATCCGCGCGCTCGAGAGCAACATGCTCACGCCGATCGAACTGATCCGCGCGACCATCGACACCATGAGCGCGCGCGGTTTCGGGCGCATCGTCAATATCACGAGTTCCGCGGTAAAAGCGCCGATCGACGTGCTCGGTTTGTCCAACGGCGCGCGCTCGGGGCTGACGGGTTTCGTCGCCGGGCTCGCGCGCAAGGTGGCGCCCACCGGCGTGACGATCAACAATCTGCTGCCGGGTCTGTTCGACACGGACCGCATCGCCGTGACGTTCGAGGCGCAAGCCAAAGCAAAGAACATTTCCGTCGACGAAGCGCGCAAGGAGCGCATGAAAAGCATCCCCGCCGGCCGCTTCGGCAACCGCGACGAGTTCGGCCGTGCGTGCGCGTTTCTGTGCAGCGTGCACGCCGGCTATATCACCGGGCAGAACTGGCTGATCGACGGCGGCACCTATCCCGGCACGTTCTGACCGGCGCCTGACCCGCATTGGATCGGCACAGTCTGATCGGCACGGTCTGATCGGCGCGTGATCAGCGCGTCGATCCGCGCTCGTTCAGCACGAGTGCAACGCATCACCATAACAATCACATCGCCATTACATCGGTTTCAGGAGTCTTAGGTCATGACCACCCGCATTGCGCTGATCGCGCACGATCACAAGAAAGACGACATCGTCAGACTGGCCGGCGAATACGTCGATACGCTCGCGCGCTGCGACATCATCGCAACCGGCACGACCGGCACGCGGATCGCCGAGGCGCATGGTTTGAAGGTGGAGCGCATGCTGTCCGGCCCGCATGGGGGCGACCTCCAGATCGGCGCGCAACTCGCGGAAGGAAGGGTGGACATGGTGATTTTTCTGCGCGACCCGATGACGCCGCAACCGCACGAGCCGGATATCAATGCGCTGGTCCGCGCGTGCGACGTGCACAACATTCCGTGTGCGACGAACATCTCCACCGCGCGCATGGTGCTCGACGTGTTGACGCTGCGCCTTACGCAACAGGTTTGACGAACGGTGGGCCCGCGGCCGGATCGGGCTCAACTCACCCACATATCAAGGAGGCATGATGGTCAAGGCAATCCGATTCGATAAGGCA comes from the Paraburkholderia sp. PREW-6R genome and includes:
- the rsfS gene encoding ribosome silencing factor, with the translated sequence MDIRKLQRVIVDALEDVKAQDIKVFSTSHLTALFDRVIVASGTSNRQTKALASSVRESVKEAGGDIVSTEGEDIGEWVLVDCGDAIVHILQPALRQYYNLEEIWGDKPVRVKLSTPDPFGGARSSESDEEDEDDEAPAAKPARKSPARRK
- the purD gene encoding phosphoribosylamine--glycine ligase, translated to MKLLVVGSGGREHALAWKLAQSPRVQLVYVAPGNGGTAQDERLRNIEITEPAALADFAEKEQVAFTLVGPEAPLAAGIVNLFRSRGLKIFGPTREAAQLESSKDFAKAFMKRHAIPTAEYETFADVAAAHAYLDAKGAPIVIKADGLAAGKGVVVAQTLEEAHAAVDMMLSDNRLGDAGARVVIEEFLTGEEASFIVMVDGKHVLPLASSQDHKRLLDGDQGPNTGGMGAYSPAPIVTPQLHARVMREIILPTVRGMEKEGIRYTGFLYAGLMIDAQGNPKTLEFNCRMGDPETQPIMARLKGDYSKVVEQAIAGTLDTVELEWDRRTALGVVIAAHNYPDMPRKGDRINDIPAETADSVTFHAGTTLKDGKLTTSGGRVLCVVGLADSVRSAQSIAYETINQISFDGMQYRRDIGYRALNRKHDAKAEGKH
- the upp gene encoding uracil phosphoribosyltransferase, with translation MTQDSRFPNLFILDHPLIQHKLSHMRDRDTSTRTFRELLREITLLMGYEITRNLPMTTRRLNTPLVEIDAPVIAGKKLAIVPVLRAGIGMSDGLLELVPSARVGHIGVYRADDHRPVEYLVRLPDLEDRVFILCDPMVATGYSAVHAVDVLKRRNVAGENILFLALVAAPEGVQVFQDAHPDVKLYVASLDSHLNAHAYIVPGLGDAGDRLFGTKN
- a CDS encoding methylglyoxal synthase: MTTRIALIAHDHKKDDIVRLAGEYVDTLARCDIIATGTTGTRIAEAHGLKVERMLSGPHGGDLQIGAQLAEGRVDMVIFLRDPMTPQPHEPDINALVRACDVHNIPCATNISTARMVLDVLTLRLTQQV
- the hemF gene encoding oxygen-dependent coproporphyrinogen oxidase gives rise to the protein MTDSTYDAHAVRSWLQGLQTHIADTLGAFDGTPFATDAWQRAPGEALRGGGCTRILEGGQFFERAGIGFSDVAGDTLPGSASAARPQLAGRGFEAMGVSLVLHPHNPHCPTVHMNVRLLIATRPGEEPVFWFGGGMDLTPYYGYEEDAQHFHRVCRDSLAPYGADLYPRFKRWCDEYFFLRHRNEPRGIGGIFFDDFSAPGFDQSFAMLKSVGDGFLEAYLPIIEKRRNIPYGQAERDFQAYRRGRYVEFNLVFDRGTLFGLQSGGRTESILMSMPPVVNWRYNWHPEPGTPEARLYSDFLVPRDWV
- a CDS encoding YebC/PmpR family DNA-binding transcriptional regulator; translated protein: MAGHSKWANIKHKKAAADAKRGKVWTRLIKEIQVAARMGGGDIDSNPRLRLAVEKAYDANMPKDNVNRAIQRGVGGVDGANYEEIRYEGYGIGGAAVIVDTMTDNRTRTVAEVRHAFSKNGGNMGTDGSVSFMFDHVGQFLFAPGTAEDKLMEAALEAGADDVVTNEDGSIEVLCPPNDFPKVKADLEAAGFKAEVAEVTMKPQTEVEFTGDDAVKMQKLLDALENLDDVQEVYTNASIAEE
- a CDS encoding SDR family oxidoreductase; the encoded protein is MDMGIAGRTALVCAASKGLGRGCAEALAAEGVNLTIVARTAQTLEATAADIRRQSGVEVKTVACDITTPEGRAAALAVCPQPDILVNNAGGPPPGDFRDFTHEDWIRALESNMLTPIELIRATIDTMSARGFGRIVNITSSAVKAPIDVLGLSNGARSGLTGFVAGLARKVAPTGVTINNLLPGLFDTDRIAVTFEAQAKAKNISVDEARKERMKSIPAGRFGNRDEFGRACAFLCSVHAGYITGQNWLIDGGTYPGTF
- a CDS encoding nicotinate-nucleotide adenylyltransferase, coding for MSRRIGLLGGTFDPIHDGHLALARRFAEVLQLTELVLLPAGQPWQKADVTPAVHRLAMTRAAAGEFLLPGVTVRVATDEIDHVGPTYTIETLQLWREREGQDTSIVLLIGADQLVHLDTWRDWRRLFEFAHIGAATRPGFDLASIPSAVAEEIDRRRASAEVLRGTPCGHLLIDTALAFDISATDIRAHLREQVGQRLAYAHGESLATNDEDAAHESTQPHSALPAQPHTQAASHVPAAVWDYILQHHLYHR